The genomic region GAAACCACAATAAGCCAGGAAGAGGCAACCACCTTATGTTCTTCGTCTTCGCTGGTGCCCTCACTGAATAACTGCGCGGAACAGTGCGGCACATGTGGGGTATGGCGCTGGACTCGTTTTTTTTGCATGACCGAGCTGCATCGGTCCTGAAATGATTACTGACATATCACACAGCAGTAAACGGCAGATATAGCGGTATCAGGCGCTGCTATTGGTACAGGCTGAATAGCGCGGATGATTTTATTGCTGTCCTTACGCGAGGGAAGTGGTTCTATTCGTAATTGCTTTTTACCGTCTTACTGTTTTCTTTCACTCGATATATTCCACCATCGACCCAAAAAGACATTCCCGTATTTTTACCGTTCTTAACAAACATAAGGGAGTTTTTATTAATACAATTTAGTGGTGGTTTCATATCACTAAAACAGAGCCTGTCATAACCATCAGTTTCTACGTATCCATCGCCAAAATCCCAAAAGTTGACTGTAAAAGAACCATCTGAATCTGGTTTAGGAATGCCATATTTTTCTTTAAACATATCTTTGTTTTTCAGCCACCAGTCTATTTTCCCTTTGTCGGTATAAGGGAAGTTATTAACTAAAATATCGGTCGTGACGCAGACTTGCTGATCACGTATGCTTTGCGCTTTGGATGTAACATATGGCTAAAGTTGATGTCGTCTGCCCTCAGTGCAATGAAACTCATGCTGTACGATGTAACGGACATTCAGCATCCGGCGCCCAACGTTACATCTGCAAGCATTGTTCAAAGACCTTTCAGCTCAATTTTAGCTACTCCGGTGCCAAACCAGACACACACCAGACCATTGTTAATATGGCCATGAATGGTTCCGGATGTCGCGATACCGCACGGGTCCTCGGTATCAGCCTCAATACGGTTCTGCGGCACTTTAAAAAATTTCGCCAAAGCAGGTAGCTGAGAATATCGACCCCGAAACGGAGGTTGTTATCTGCTGTGAAGCCGGTGAACAATGGCCTTACGTGCGGTGTAAAAGCAATCCCCGGTGGTTGTTCTATGCTTATGACCGTATCCGCAAACGTGCTCTGGCCCATGTCTTCGCCCCGAGAAATGCCCCGACCCTGCAACGATTGCTGGCCCTGTTAAGCAAATTTAACATTGCCTTTTATATGACAGATGCCTGGCCGGTTTATAAAGTTCTGTTAAGTGCAACAGGCCACGTGGTGAGCAAGAAATATACCCAACGGACAGAACGACATAATCTTAATCTTCGCACACATATCAAACGACTGACCCGCAGAACAATTTGCTTTTCGAAGTCAGAGGAAATGCACGATAAGATCATCGGTTGGTATCTTACTCTTCATCATTATCAATAAATCTGCGTCACGACCGCGTCTGCTGTATACCGAT from Erwinia tracheiphila harbors:
- a CDS encoding DUF943 family protein, coding for MRDQQVCVTTDILVNNFPYTDKGKIDWWLKNKDMFKEKYGIPKPDSDGSFTVNFWDFGDGYVETDGYDRLCFSDMKPPLNCINKNSLMFVKNGKNTGMSFWVDGGIYRVKENSKTVKSNYE
- a CDS encoding IS1 family transposase (programmed frameshift), giving the protein MAKVDVVCPQCNETHAVRCNGHSASGAQRYICKHCSKTFQLNFSYSGAKPDTHQTIVNMAMNGSGCRDTARVLGISLNTVLRHFKKFPPKQVAENIDPETEVVICCEAGEQWPYVRCKSNPRWLFYAYDRIRKRALAHVFAPRNAPTLQRLLALLSKFNIAFYMTDAWPVYKVLLSATGHVVSKKYTQRTERHNLNLRTHIKRLTRRTICFSKSEEMHDKIIGWYLTLHHYQ